TTGCCGTCACGGCTGCCAGTCCCGGCGCCAGCATGAAGAGCCACTTGTCCGCGCCCGTCGGGACGAAATCCTCCTTGGTCAGCAGCTTGATCACGTCCGCCAGCGGCTGCAGCAGGCCGAAGGGACCGACCCGGTTCGGCCCGTAACGGAGCTGCATGCGGGCGAGGATCTTGCGTTCGGCCAGAACGAGGTAGGCGGCCATGGTCAGAACCACGCCGAGAATGAGGATGAGCTTGATCAGAGTGAGGAGAACCATCACCCAGTCGATCATGTCTCCTCCTTTTCCACCCGGCAGCTGCGCGGGCTGCGGCCGGGAACAAAGATTTCCAGAGAGGTGCCGCGCAGGCGGGGGATAAGCACCAGCCCCGGGGCCATGGCCGTGCTCAGGCGCACGGTCGCCGACGTCCGGCCGAGATCGGAGGTCAGCCGGACTGTTTCGCCAGCCGCCAACCCAAGGCGGGTGGCGTCATCCAGGTGCAGCCAGATGTGCGGTTCCGGTCGGACCGGATCGAGGACCGGTGAGAAGGCCGCGATCGCTTCCGAGCCGAACAGGCATTCCATGGCGAGAAGGCGCAGGCCATTCCCCGGCTCCGCCGGCCGGCGGGAGGTTGACGGTTCGGCCGGCATCCTGCCGTCTCCGGTCACCCGCCGCCCCGTCCCTTCCGGGTCCAGGTCGGCCAGTCCGGTAAAGCGCGGATCGGCTTTTTCAAGCTCCCGCCGGATCGAGGCGAGGGAGCCGGATCGCCCCTGCAGCTCATGGAGAACCGCCCACGCCGGTCTCGGCTCGCTCCCCGGCGTGACCGGCTCGAAGGTGCGGGGAGGATGGTCGCCGTCTCCGGTGACCCCGATCGGCGTCCCCGGATCGAAGACGGAGGCGAAAGCAAGCATCCTCCCTTCCTGGTTGATGAAGGTCCCGGCACTCTCCGCCGGCGCCGTGGTCGGCAGAAAGATGTCGGCCCGGCCTGCCGTTACAGTGGGCAGATAATCGAGGACGAGCAGCCATTCCAGGTGGGACAGGGCCTCATGCATCCTGCCCGGATGCGGATGATCGGTGAAGGGGTCGCCTTCCAGGCAGACCAGCGCCTTGATCCGCCCCTCCCGGATGCCGGTGAGCAGGGCAGCGGCGTCCGGGCCGGTTTCAGGCGCCAGAAGGGCGCCCCCGAAGCTGTTGGGTCCCCCCAGAAGGATCGA
The Desulfuromonas sp. TF DNA segment above includes these coding regions:
- a CDS encoding molybdopterin-dependent oxidoreductase → AVPLPLAPERLGAALQAIATGNFEAFSRQEATILAGIAARLGEAKRPVLAGGIDLLGAGGCRTLLGTARELSTTDRPCGASILLGGPNSFGGALLAPETGPDAAALLTGIREGRIKALVCLEGDPFTDHPHPGRMHEALSHLEWLLVLDYLPTVTAGRADIFLPTTAPAESAGTFINQEGRMLAFASVFDPGTPIGVTGDGDHPPRTFEPVTPGSEPRPAWAVLHELQGRSGSLASIRRELEKADPRFTGLADLDPEGTGRRVTGDGRMPAEPSTSRRPAEPGNGLRLLAMECLFGSEAIAAFSPVLDPVRPEPHIWLHLDDATRLGLAAGETVRLTSDLGRTSATVRLSTAMAPGLVLIPRLRGTSLEIFVPGRSPRSCRVEKEET